Genomic DNA from Hyperolius riggenbachi isolate aHypRig1 chromosome 10, aHypRig1.pri, whole genome shotgun sequence:
GGCGTTGCCAGCCAGCTCCAGGATCTCAGCGGCCAGATACTCCAGCTAGTGttgttcggatctttgatccgaatctattttgtgagtcgaatcatccgaatcatcaaaatgagtgattcggattgcaaagggggcagggccaggagcgacacgccccctcgcaacggagtcctggaagcagagcagagatggatgctctgttgaaggggaggcagccttgcacagccacaggtagatgagagagaggggacatcggtgccactgccagatcggagcagtgcttttcagcgctgctatatttgggcgcagccggcgcctccatagacttcaataggaatcattcctattgaagcgctcagtgagtaacatcggctccgtcagaagacagagccgaagttgcttaaaaacataataattcggcctccagcaatcgctggaagccgaattatttcattcccccactatccatgtcggcctggagggggaatagtaattaaatcggcccggacttgtgcagaagcaggatcagctatataccgctgtatcctgcgcccaagtctaccggcgccgatttcaaatgtacgcctgccagatatgtgtagagcacacatactggctgaaatgtgctgctccttataggctgtctgttccgtagttatgcacagtgaacacattggaaacttttggcacagctcagtaaagttacaggcagcatgctgggctaggacagggcaggcactgtgattgctgtgcaatatgatccacctgcactgctctaatcagctgcactttacttctgggaatgctttggggaatgggagttgggagtatacagatgaacatataggtgaaatatatgtaaagcataatgattgcagcatgtgggtattgtgtgcaaacatttctgctctctgctcgtccctcctcccttctctgtccactccctgccctctgtccatcttctccccttctctgtgtgtccacccccctccccttctcctgtcctgctagtcatttcacccccgaatgcttccctggtAAAATGATCCAAAATTCGGATcatagatccggatcttttcaatgatccaattcgaatTATCCGGatgattgaaaagatccgaacttcgcatctctaactCCAGCACTGCGGCCAGATAGACCGGAGCTCCGGCCCCCACCCGCTCTGCATAGTTGCCCTTCCTCAGCAGACGGTGAACACGGCCGACTGGGAACTGCAGCCCGGCCCGGGAGGAGCGAGTCTTGGCCTTGGCACGAGCCTTGCCGCCTTGTTTGCCTCTTCCAGACATAATATCAGCTCTATGGATGTGCCTCTCTAGCACTGGAATAGCGGAGTGCGCCCCGCCTTCCTCTATATATACTCTGCAGCCAGTTCTGCACTGCCGCCCTATTGGCTCTTCTCCGATTCAGCCAATGGAATGCAGGTCCAGCAATTCACCAATCAGCAAACTCTGGGCGTCCCTCTGCGCTGGAGCCTCCAATGGGATTATTTTCAGGTTCTCAGTAATGTGTTTTGCACACGGCGCGTCTCCAGCCAGTGACAGGGAAGGAAATCATCAGCCAGTGACGCTGCCCAATAGTGTAGAGAGAAGCGCTGCAGCCTGATTAGCATAGGCCGCCTATATAAGGAGGGGAGGCGGCGCTGCTCCTCATTGTGTCTCCGCACTCTGCAGAGttaggcccgttcacacttgcgttttgccatgcaaacggaccggatcctgatcggatcaggacctgatccggatcggaaccgtatggttcggatccggatctggtccgtttgcatcaggcatgcatccagggccgggccgaggcataggctggagaggctccagcctcagggcgcagtgtaggagggggcgcacaattcattcaaagTTCAATTAAACTGCCACGCTCTCCACTCCTGTAATCATAAAAGaaaaactccacatagggtaatattgttcaGTTCTGTTAATCACACTATTCCGCCACCTGCAGATCATTCGTGCTTTGTGCTCCCAGGTGCTGAACCACATCTATCTCCCTCACCCCCTGTTAGtatatgctcaccagattctctccacctcaaTTGTCAGGTGGGTCTTGCGCATATCTGAAAAACTTGCTCCAGACTCCCTCTAGCTGTTAGATGGATTTTTTACAGATCTCATATAGCCTTGTTCCTACAGAGGAAAGATCTCTACATAGGGTAATATAGTTCAAACAGCAGTTCAACTAAATCACCAACAACCGTGTCTCTGTATTTACACCTGTGACAAGTGCCAATCCACCACACTGCAtgccacactgctcaccagatgtatCCCACCTCTTTGTTAGGTGGAGACAGCGCTTTCTGTTATTCCCAATAACAACACGATCCTCAGTGGTATGCAAGAAAAAGCCTCTTATCAGGACTTTAGTTTAATTTCTCCGTTAAAATCACTCATAAaacataaaaagagaaaaaaaacgcatatagcgTAACACTGTTGGCAGTGCCTCTGTGCGCAATACAAAATCTCACTTACGCATTCAGAAGTACTTCTGCACGTATCAATCACAATTGGCTGCCAGTGCCCATCCGCCTTGCTTCCGGGTGTGTGTCAGCCTCACTCGTGTTCTCCCGTTACCGCCGCCTCCTCCTTCAGTGGCAGGATTCACTCGTGTGCGCCTCTTACTCGACCGGCCGGTTCCTGCGCTATCCTCACGACGTCAGAcgcttagctccgccctacgcgcgtttcgtcctcacgccagactcatcaggggctccgcctCCTGACGTCTGACGTCTCTATACATAGTGCCTGCCGCCTACTGATTGGAGGGCACTGCTCACTATTTGCGGATGGGCACTGTTTACAAAATCACATAAAACATTCTAAAACatattaaggcctcttgcacactgcaagtgattccgattcagtttccgctttttaatcagtttttacatc
This window encodes:
- the LOC137534809 gene encoding histone H2A type 2-B-like; translated protein: MSGRGKQGGKARAKAKTRSSRAGLQFPVGRVHRLLRKGNYAERVGAGAPVYLAALEYLAAEILELAGNAARDNNKTRIIPRHLQLAVRNDEELNKLLGGVTIAQGGVLPNIQAVLLPKKTESHKAAKSK